From a region of the Roseivirga sp. 4D4 genome:
- a CDS encoding vWA domain-containing protein, whose product MKQVLIIMMTLFIGFHNPIEKKEIKVTGQVTDAISGRGFPSVAVFIKGSTKAVSTDRAGNYTITVPNDSSTLVFRMLGYHMIERKVGNQRVINVSLVPDETGLGEVVVTGERPITSVKRLSFSVSKVAEANMEYEMDVASMPSPVYKRSMYFDNYNPSNESYKKIDENGFKSPWKNPYSTLSIDVDAASYSNVRRFINSGQLPPKDAVKIEEMINYFNYDYQSPRGKHPFGVEHEVSLAPWNEDHKLVHIGIQGEKIEMDNLPASNIVFLIDVSGSMSNHNKLPLLKKSFKLLINELRAEDRVAMVVYAGAAGEVLESTPGNEKKKILKALDKLNAGGSTAGGAGIKLAYKIAKENYIEGGNNRVILATDGDFNVGASSDDDMEALIEKQRKSGVFLTVLGYGMGNYKDSKMEVLANKGNGNHAYIDNILEAKKVLVKEFGGTLFTIAKDVKIQVEFNPATVQAYRLIGYENRRLNDEDFNNDKKDAGELGSGHSVTALYEVIPVGVESNFKPLDDLKYGQKKKIELSGNASDLMTVKLRYKKPDEDKSIYLDTVIKNEIIKIGKTSNNFRWSAAVAGFGMLLRDSDYSNDLKFGDVIRLAKGAKGKDEEGYRAELIKLIEMAELLGEGE is encoded by the coding sequence ATGAAGCAGGTATTAATCATAATGATGACACTTTTCATTGGATTCCATAATCCGATTGAAAAAAAAGAGATAAAAGTCACTGGGCAGGTGACAGATGCGATTTCTGGGAGAGGTTTCCCTTCTGTAGCCGTATTTATTAAAGGCAGCACCAAAGCGGTATCAACTGATAGAGCAGGTAACTATACGATTACTGTTCCTAATGACTCTTCTACCTTGGTGTTTCGAATGTTGGGTTATCACATGATTGAAAGGAAGGTAGGCAATCAGAGAGTGATTAATGTATCTCTAGTGCCCGATGAAACTGGACTAGGGGAGGTGGTAGTCACAGGTGAAAGACCAATAACCTCAGTCAAACGATTATCCTTTAGTGTAAGTAAAGTCGCAGAAGCTAACATGGAATACGAAATGGATGTGGCCTCAATGCCTTCTCCTGTATATAAAAGGTCGATGTATTTCGATAACTATAATCCATCCAACGAGTCATACAAAAAGATTGATGAAAATGGCTTTAAATCACCCTGGAAGAATCCATATAGTACACTGTCTATTGATGTAGATGCTGCGTCATATAGTAATGTGAGAAGGTTTATCAATTCAGGCCAGTTGCCACCAAAAGATGCGGTCAAGATTGAAGAAATGATCAACTACTTCAATTATGATTATCAATCCCCAAGAGGCAAGCATCCATTTGGTGTTGAGCATGAAGTTTCTTTAGCACCATGGAATGAGGATCATAAATTAGTTCATATAGGCATTCAAGGTGAAAAAATTGAGATGGACAATCTTCCAGCATCTAACATTGTTTTCTTGATTGATGTGTCGGGATCAATGAGTAACCACAATAAGTTGCCGCTTTTGAAGAAGTCATTCAAGCTGTTGATTAATGAGCTCAGAGCTGAAGATCGTGTGGCGATGGTCGTGTATGCAGGGGCAGCGGGAGAAGTACTGGAATCCACCCCGGGTAACGAGAAGAAGAAAATCCTTAAGGCTTTGGACAAGCTTAATGCTGGTGGCTCTACTGCTGGCGGTGCAGGAATAAAGCTTGCTTATAAAATCGCCAAAGAGAACTACATAGAAGGAGGCAATAACCGGGTAATTCTAGCTACTGATGGAGATTTTAATGTAGGAGCTTCAAGTGATGATGACATGGAGGCTTTGATCGAGAAGCAAAGAAAGAGTGGAGTTTTCTTGACAGTACTTGGCTATGGAATGGGCAACTATAAGGACTCTAAAATGGAAGTGCTAGCCAACAAGGGAAATGGCAATCATGCTTATATCGACAATATCCTTGAGGCGAAAAAGGTACTTGTTAAAGAGTTTGGAGGCACGCTTTTTACCATTGCCAAAGACGTTAAGATTCAAGTAGAGTTCAATCCAGCAACAGTTCAGGCTTACCGACTTATCGGTTATGAGAATAGAAGATTGAATGATGAAGACTTCAATAACGATAAGAAGGATGCTGGTGAACTTGGGTCAGGGCACAGTGTGACGGCTCTTTATGAAGTGATCCCGGTAGGAGTTGAAAGTAACTTTAAACCTCTGGATGACCTGAAGTATGGTCAGAAAAAGAAGATCGAGCTGAGTGGAAATGCATCAGACTTGATGACTGTCAAGCTCAGATACAAGAAGCCGGACGAAGACAAGTCGATCTATTTGGATACGGTCATCAAGAATGAAATAATAAAGATTGGAAAGACCTCCAACAACTTTAGATGGTCAGCTGCTGTAGCTGGATTTGGCATGCTGCTGAGAGATTCTGACTATTCAAATGACTTGAAGTTTGGCGATGTGATCCGTTTGGCCAAGGGAGCTAAGGGCAAGGATGAAGAAGGTTACAGGGCCGAACTAATCAAACTGATTGAGATGGCCGAGTTGTTAGGTGAGGGGGAGTAG
- a CDS encoding RNA polymerase sigma factor: protein MANTNLKNRALHIDQITDLELISAYKRSKDKELVGLLFKRYMPLVYGVCLKYLKEREASKDTTMQVFEKLLLRLEGQDIVNFKSWLHVLTKNECLMLLRKQSSQNEKAQIVNGTDFMELSIAAHHEDEGLEEDVEKLGTCIDRLNEEQQQCIKLFYLDKKCYQEVCDMTGYDMKKVKSYLQNGRRNLKLCIEKLRGQEEQTY, encoded by the coding sequence TTGGCTAACACCAACTTGAAAAACAGAGCACTACATATCGACCAAATCACTGATCTAGAGCTTATTTCGGCTTACAAGCGAAGTAAGGACAAGGAGTTAGTGGGCTTGCTATTCAAGCGCTATATGCCCTTGGTTTATGGTGTATGCCTGAAATATTTGAAAGAGAGGGAGGCTTCTAAGGATACGACAATGCAGGTATTCGAAAAGCTACTGCTCCGCCTTGAAGGTCAAGACATAGTCAATTTTAAAAGTTGGCTTCATGTACTTACAAAAAATGAATGCCTCATGCTTCTCAGGAAACAATCCAGTCAAAATGAGAAAGCTCAAATTGTTAATGGAACTGATTTTATGGAATTATCCATTGCAGCGCATCATGAAGATGAAGGACTTGAGGAAGACGTTGAGAAGTTAGGTACTTGTATTGATAGATTAAACGAAGAACAGCAACAATGCATTAAGCTGTTTTACCTTGACAAAAAGTGTTACCAAGAGGTTTGTGACATGACAGGTTACGATATGAAGAAAGTCAAAAGCTACCTTCAGAATGGACGAAGGAATTTGAAATTATGTATTGAGAAACTCCGTGGACAAGAAGAACAAACATATTGA
- a CDS encoding energy transducer TonB, protein MRNSVDKKNKHIDRLTPEVIEAYHTGKLSPEQMHQVEVLMLENPLYAEGMEGIESLGLADLSADLNELTARLDQATDSKVAPFWTLYRRVAAIALLLITSVGLFYLLDDQPPLPTQDLSEAKKPDIELPEDSVSNETDNNQAGQQSKKEPEIVKEGEPDLSESDETLEPEIVTQPSPLRGKVAGIKAESTQEITIPMTSFERSVDSMLKRSTDIDTSPELSLQSKRKQNSQTSRALRNTAFEANQGTVRSLTIRGEVLTADDGFPLPFVSVFKKGTTTGTPTDTKGQFVINDINIKDTLVFRFLGYQTREVPITGDSILNVTLEPDFTSLGEVVITGVAAATPEKKLAFSISKVETGDLSLISDDPNMDLSSYASAKPEGGFTSFNRYLRRNLKYPEAAKEQKIRGRVTLEFDVSAIGELSNFKIIKGLGYGCDEEAIRLVKDGPKWNPRTEGVDKRPVSSTVKIRVRFRP, encoded by the coding sequence TTGAGAAACTCCGTGGACAAGAAGAACAAACATATTGATCGGTTAACACCTGAGGTCATAGAGGCTTACCATACTGGTAAACTTTCCCCTGAGCAAATGCATCAGGTGGAAGTGTTGATGCTTGAAAATCCTTTGTATGCAGAGGGCATGGAAGGGATTGAATCCCTTGGCTTGGCTGACCTTTCCGCAGACCTTAATGAATTGACTGCAAGATTGGATCAAGCTACGGACTCTAAGGTTGCTCCATTCTGGACGTTATACAGAAGAGTAGCTGCAATCGCACTCCTACTGATCACCTCTGTAGGTTTATTCTATTTATTGGATGACCAACCTCCCCTTCCAACACAAGATTTAAGTGAGGCAAAGAAGCCTGATATTGAATTACCTGAAGACAGTGTTTCGAATGAGACAGATAACAATCAAGCTGGTCAACAATCAAAAAAAGAACCAGAGATAGTCAAAGAGGGAGAACCTGATCTTTCTGAAAGTGATGAAACCCTGGAGCCAGAAATTGTTACTCAGCCATCTCCACTTCGCGGAAAAGTGGCAGGAATTAAAGCAGAGTCTACTCAAGAAATTACCATACCTATGACCTCGTTTGAGCGCAGTGTAGATAGTATGCTAAAAAGGTCCACAGATATTGACACCAGTCCAGAATTATCCCTTCAAAGCAAGAGAAAACAGAATTCACAGACCAGCAGAGCATTGAGAAACACTGCTTTTGAGGCGAACCAAGGCACAGTTCGATCACTCACAATACGTGGCGAAGTCTTGACTGCAGATGATGGTTTCCCACTTCCATTTGTTTCCGTTTTCAAAAAAGGAACTACCACTGGAACGCCAACTGATACTAAAGGGCAATTCGTCATCAATGATATTAATATTAAAGACACTTTAGTTTTCAGGTTTCTCGGTTATCAGACTCGGGAAGTTCCAATTACCGGTGATAGCATCTTAAATGTAACTTTAGAGCCAGATTTTACCAGTTTAGGAGAGGTTGTTATTACAGGTGTAGCTGCAGCTACACCTGAAAAGAAACTAGCGTTTTCGATATCGAAAGTCGAAACTGGAGATTTATCATTAATTTCTGATGACCCAAACATGGATTTATCCAGTTATGCGTCTGCTAAACCTGAAGGAGGATTTACCTCCTTTAACCGCTACCTCCGAAGAAACCTTAAATACCCTGAAGCAGCCAAAGAACAGAAAATACGTGGTAGGGTTACGCTTGAATTTGATGTAAGTGCTATCGGTGAGCTCTCAAACTTCAAGATTATCAAGGGCCTGGGCTATGGTTGTGATGAAGAAGCCATCCGCTTGGTAAAAGATGGACCAAAGTGGAATCCAAGAACAGAAGGAGTCGACAAACGCCCCGTCAGTTCCACAGTTAAGATCAGAGTAAGGTTTAGGCCTTAG
- the aroF gene encoding 3-deoxy-7-phosphoheptulonate synthase has translation MIIQFEQEIEESQKEAIINRVKGLKYKPTEVKTQKGDYLVGTGSKEFDIRSIGSMEGIKDIHIVSDGFKLVSRKWKVNPTVIDLGDGVVIEEGGFQIMAGPCSIEGEDQIRKTIAHLKSQGISIMRGGVYKPRSSPYAFRGLGIDGLKVWYELAKEAGMKIITEVMQVSQIAEMDPYVDIYQVGARNTQNFNLLDELGKGTDKPVMIKRGISGTIDELLSSAEYVFSGGNERLLLCERGIRTYEKATRNTMDLNAVAVLKEKTHLPVIADPSHGIGIRAHVEPIALASIMAGADGVIFESHEIPEEAYSDGQQTLNYNESNRLIDRMRKTFELRKSF, from the coding sequence ATGATCATACAATTCGAACAAGAAATAGAAGAGAGCCAAAAAGAGGCAATCATTAATAGAGTCAAAGGACTCAAATACAAACCAACCGAAGTGAAGACCCAAAAAGGGGATTACCTGGTAGGTACAGGAAGCAAGGAATTCGATATCAGATCTATCGGATCAATGGAAGGAATAAAGGACATCCATATTGTATCGGATGGTTTTAAACTTGTTTCCCGTAAGTGGAAAGTAAATCCTACAGTAATAGATCTTGGCGATGGTGTGGTTATCGAAGAAGGCGGATTCCAAATCATGGCAGGTCCTTGTTCTATCGAAGGTGAAGATCAGATCCGCAAGACCATTGCGCATCTAAAATCTCAGGGAATTTCCATTATGAGAGGAGGGGTTTATAAACCCAGAAGTTCGCCATATGCCTTCAGAGGCTTGGGAATTGATGGACTGAAAGTGTGGTATGAGTTGGCCAAAGAAGCCGGAATGAAAATCATTACTGAGGTAATGCAGGTTTCTCAGATTGCTGAAATGGATCCTTATGTCGATATCTACCAAGTAGGTGCTAGAAATACGCAGAATTTCAACCTGCTGGACGAATTGGGGAAGGGCACCGACAAGCCCGTAATGATTAAGCGTGGTATCTCTGGAACAATTGACGAGCTACTTTCTTCAGCCGAATATGTCTTTAGTGGCGGCAATGAGAGACTCTTGCTTTGCGAAAGAGGAATTAGAACCTATGAGAAAGCCACTAGAAATACGATGGACCTGAATGCAGTTGCTGTACTGAAGGAGAAAACACACCTTCCGGTAATTGCAGATCCTTCACATGGTATTGGCATAAGAGCGCACGTTGAGCCGATCGCTTTGGCAAGTATTATGGCCGGTGCTGATGGAGTGATTTTTGAGTCACACGAGATTCCCGAAGAAGCGTATTCAGATGGACAACAGACTTTGAATTACAATGAGTCAAATCGTCTAATCGATCGTATGCGCAAGACTTTTGAGTTGAGAAAGAGTTTCTAG
- the trpA gene encoding tryptophan synthase subunit alpha: MNRIEQLFNRKSERVLNVYFTAGYPTLNDTVSIMQSLEASGADLIEIGIPFSDPIADGPTIQESNGIALDNGMTLKLLLEQLEGVREKVNIPIILMGYINPIVQYGIEAFCQKCEEVGVDGLILPDLPMFEYLEVYKPLFEKHGLLNIFLITPQTSESRIREIDENSNGFIYMVSSASTTGAKTGISQDQEAYFSRIKEMNLKNPTLIGFGISNKETFDKACENANGAIIGSAFIKAISQEGEVANNINEFIQSVKG; encoded by the coding sequence ATGAATAGAATAGAACAACTTTTTAATAGAAAATCAGAACGGGTACTGAACGTGTATTTCACGGCTGGTTACCCAACCCTAAACGATACAGTCAGTATAATGCAGAGCTTGGAAGCATCCGGTGCAGACCTAATCGAAATAGGTATTCCGTTTTCCGACCCAATCGCTGATGGTCCTACCATTCAGGAAAGCAATGGTATTGCACTCGACAATGGAATGACCTTGAAGCTCCTTTTGGAACAGCTAGAAGGGGTGAGGGAGAAAGTCAATATCCCGATTATCCTGATGGGTTATATCAACCCCATCGTTCAGTACGGTATTGAGGCTTTTTGTCAAAAATGTGAAGAAGTGGGAGTCGATGGATTGATTCTACCAGACCTACCCATGTTCGAATACCTTGAAGTCTACAAGCCTTTATTCGAGAAGCATGGTCTCCTGAATATCTTTTTGATCACTCCACAAACTTCCGAATCGAGGATTAGGGAGATTGATGAAAACTCAAACGGCTTCATCTATATGGTTTCTTCTGCAAGTACCACAGGAGCCAAGACAGGAATAAGCCAAGATCAGGAAGCCTATTTCTCCAGAATTAAGGAAATGAATTTGAAGAACCCAACCTTGATCGGTTTCGGGATATCCAATAAAGAAACATTCGATAAGGCATGTGAAAATGCCAATGGTGCTATTATTGGAAGTGCATTTATTAAAGCAATCTCCCAAGAAGGAGAGGTGGCGAATAACATTAATGAATTTATTCAATCTGTAAAGGGTTAA
- the trpB gene encoding tryptophan synthase subunit beta, translating to MKVKVDERGYYGNFGGAYIPEMLYPNMEELRDNYERIMQSEDFQEEFQSLLKDFVGRPTPLYFAKRLSQKYGAKVYLKREDLCHTGAHKVNNTIGQILMAQRLGKKKIIAETGAGQHGVATATVCALMGVECIVYMGAVDMERQKPNVERMRILGAEVRAAESGSKTLKDATNEAMRHWINNPTDTHYIIGSVVGPHPYPEMVARFQSVISEEIRKQLLSHEGTEKPNYVVACVGGGSNAAGAFFHYYDDEDVQLVAVEAAGLGNDSGESAATTVLGKPGVLHGSKTLLMQTEDGQVVEPYSISAGLDYPGIGPVHAHLFETGRAQFYSATDEEAMQAGIELSRLEGIIPAIETAHAFAALDRMTFKPNDIVVINLSGRGDKDLETYIKWGKY from the coding sequence ATGAAAGTAAAAGTTGACGAGAGAGGGTATTACGGAAATTTTGGGGGAGCCTATATCCCTGAAATGCTATACCCTAATATGGAGGAGTTGAGAGACAACTATGAGCGAATTATGCAGTCCGAAGACTTTCAGGAAGAGTTTCAGTCACTGCTGAAAGACTTTGTTGGAAGGCCCACTCCATTGTATTTCGCTAAGCGGCTCTCACAAAAGTACGGGGCTAAAGTGTACCTAAAAAGAGAAGATCTCTGCCATACTGGAGCTCATAAGGTAAACAATACGATAGGTCAGATTCTAATGGCCCAGCGTTTAGGTAAAAAGAAGATCATTGCAGAAACTGGAGCAGGCCAGCATGGAGTAGCCACAGCCACAGTCTGTGCGCTGATGGGTGTAGAATGCATCGTTTATATGGGAGCTGTAGACATGGAACGTCAAAAGCCAAATGTCGAACGCATGCGTATCCTTGGTGCAGAAGTTCGGGCAGCGGAGAGTGGCAGTAAGACCCTCAAGGATGCTACGAACGAGGCCATGCGCCACTGGATCAACAATCCAACAGATACACACTATATCATAGGATCCGTGGTTGGACCTCACCCATATCCAGAAATGGTTGCTCGCTTCCAATCGGTAATTAGCGAAGAAATTAGAAAGCAATTGCTTTCACATGAGGGTACCGAAAAGCCAAATTATGTAGTCGCCTGTGTAGGTGGTGGTAGTAATGCCGCTGGAGCCTTTTTTCATTACTATGACGATGAAGACGTGCAATTAGTGGCTGTGGAAGCTGCGGGTCTAGGAAACGATTCTGGAGAGTCTGCGGCAACAACCGTACTGGGTAAGCCGGGTGTACTTCATGGAAGTAAGACACTGCTTATGCAAACTGAAGATGGACAAGTAGTAGAACCTTACTCAATTTCAGCAGGCTTGGATTATCCAGGTATTGGCCCAGTGCATGCACATTTGTTTGAAACGGGTAGGGCGCAATTCTACAGCGCCACCGATGAAGAGGCCATGCAAGCAGGTATTGAGTTAAGCAGGCTTGAAGGGATAATTCCGGCCATCGAAACGGCTCATGCTTTTGCAGCATTAGACCGAATGACATTTAAGCCCAATGATATCGTAGTCATCAACCTTTCAGGTAGAGGAGATAAGGATTTGGAGACTTATATCAAATGGGGAAAGTATTAA
- a CDS encoding phosphoribosylanthranilate isomerase, whose protein sequence is MNIRLKVCGMRDSKNIVQLLALKPDYMGFIFYNKSPRDVQEVLDAELLNNFPKETEKVGVFVNADLEELKEKVGTYGLDYVQLHGDESVEYVAELFAVGIKVIKVFSIGEAFDFSGLDLYNPFVDFFLFDTKGKARGGNGEAFDWEILKSYNQKVPFFLSGGIDLDNVYALEGFGEMNIHAIDVNSKFELAPGLKDIERIEQLTSSLRACF, encoded by the coding sequence TTGAATATTAGACTAAAGGTTTGTGGCATGCGAGATAGTAAGAATATAGTGCAATTGCTTGCGCTAAAACCTGACTATATGGGGTTTATCTTCTATAATAAATCACCTCGCGATGTCCAAGAAGTACTGGATGCTGAGTTGCTAAACAACTTTCCAAAGGAAACTGAAAAGGTAGGAGTATTCGTAAATGCTGATCTGGAAGAGCTAAAGGAGAAGGTGGGAACTTATGGTTTAGACTACGTTCAACTGCATGGTGATGAGTCTGTCGAATATGTTGCAGAGCTTTTTGCTGTGGGAATAAAGGTGATCAAAGTCTTTTCAATTGGTGAGGCCTTTGACTTCAGTGGTTTAGACCTTTATAATCCCTTTGTCGACTTCTTTTTGTTCGATACTAAAGGAAAGGCAAGAGGAGGTAATGGTGAAGCCTTTGACTGGGAGATATTAAAAAGCTACAATCAAAAGGTGCCCTTCTTCCTTAGTGGCGGCATTGATTTAGATAATGTATATGCCTTAGAAGGGTTTGGCGAAATGAACATTCATGCCATAGATGTGAACTCTAAGTTTGAGTTAGCTCCTGGGCTAAAGGATATAGAAAGAATTGAACAACTAACATCGTCACTGCGAGCCTGCTTCTAG
- the trpC gene encoding indole-3-glycerol phosphate synthase TrpC, which translates to MDILEKIIAHKLTEVENRRALFPEKLLEQSVYFEGKTVSLKKYLLREDKSGIIAEFKRKSPSKGMINSHAKVERTTIGYMQAGASALSVLTDTEFFGGKNEDLSEARKYNFCPVLRKDFIIDEYQIIEAKSIGADAILLIAAALAPQKLQSLASFAKSLGLEVLMEVHNREELENNLIEQLDIVGVNNRNLKTFETTIETSKALASAIPDVFVKISESGISDPESIADLRGYGYKGFLIGETFMKTARPEVEAREFISRLRKL; encoded by the coding sequence ATGGATATACTAGAAAAAATCATAGCGCACAAACTCACCGAGGTAGAGAATAGAAGAGCGCTTTTCCCTGAAAAACTACTCGAACAGAGTGTGTATTTTGAGGGCAAAACTGTCTCTTTGAAGAAATACCTACTGAGAGAAGACAAGTCAGGTATCATTGCTGAGTTTAAGCGCAAGTCGCCTTCTAAAGGAATGATTAACTCTCATGCCAAGGTTGAAAGAACCACCATTGGTTATATGCAGGCAGGAGCCTCAGCACTTTCGGTTTTAACGGATACTGAGTTTTTTGGTGGTAAGAACGAGGACTTGAGTGAGGCTAGAAAGTACAATTTCTGTCCAGTGCTTAGAAAGGATTTTATCATTGATGAATACCAAATCATTGAGGCCAAGTCAATCGGTGCGGATGCCATTTTGCTTATAGCCGCGGCACTTGCTCCTCAAAAGCTGCAATCATTGGCCTCTTTTGCCAAGAGTTTAGGACTTGAAGTCCTGATGGAGGTACACAATAGGGAGGAGCTAGAAAACAACTTGATTGAACAGCTCGATATTGTTGGAGTAAACAACCGAAATTTAAAAACCTTCGAGACAACAATTGAAACTTCGAAGGCTTTGGCTTCGGCAATCCCTGATGTTTTTGTGAAAATATCTGAGAGTGGGATTAGTGATCCAGAGTCAATTGCTGACTTGAGAGGTTATGGGTACAAAGGCTTTCTTATTGGAGAAACCTTTATGAAAACTGCTAGACCGGAGGTTGAAGCTCGAGAGTTTATCTCTCGGCTTCGCAAATTATGA
- the trpD gene encoding anthranilate phosphoribosyltransferase, translating into MKEILNQLFEYKSLDKATAKEILKNLAQGEYNQSQVAAFLTVYLMRSITVEELEGFRDAMLELCVPVEIPEYDAIDLCGTGGDGKNTFNISTLSSFIVAGAGQNVVKHGNNGVSSVSGSSNLMAHFGYEFTNDISKLRQSLDECGLCFLHAPLFHPAMKNVAPIRRDLGVKTFFNMLGPMVNPSFPKKQLVGVFSLELARLYGYLYQKTDKHFVILHALDGYDEISLTGGFKKISNGNESIINPADLGFETIRQEQIHGGETVEESAKIFETILKGDGTTAQNNVVIANAAMAIQCGKGVSTDDALGMARESLESGKALRTFKRILEL; encoded by the coding sequence ATGAAAGAAATACTAAACCAACTATTCGAGTACAAGTCGCTTGACAAAGCCACCGCCAAGGAGATTTTGAAAAACCTGGCGCAAGGTGAGTATAACCAAAGTCAGGTAGCGGCATTCCTTACAGTGTACCTGATGAGGAGTATTACTGTTGAAGAGTTAGAAGGCTTCAGAGACGCTATGCTGGAATTGTGCGTGCCTGTTGAAATTCCTGAGTATGATGCCATCGACCTGTGTGGAACGGGAGGTGATGGTAAAAACACCTTTAACATTTCAACGCTATCGTCATTTATTGTGGCTGGGGCTGGCCAGAATGTGGTTAAACATGGAAATAATGGAGTGTCTTCTGTTTCAGGATCTTCGAATCTGATGGCACACTTTGGCTATGAGTTTACAAATGACATTAGCAAACTGAGACAAAGTCTTGACGAATGTGGATTGTGCTTTCTACATGCACCACTTTTTCATCCTGCTATGAAGAACGTTGCTCCAATTAGGAGAGACCTTGGGGTCAAAACTTTCTTTAATATGTTAGGGCCAATGGTAAACCCATCTTTCCCTAAGAAACAGCTGGTAGGGGTGTTTAGCTTAGAGTTAGCAAGACTCTATGGCTACCTGTATCAAAAGACCGATAAGCACTTTGTGATTTTACATGCACTAGATGGATATGACGAAATATCGCTGACTGGCGGGTTTAAGAAGATTTCTAATGGAAATGAGTCCATTATCAATCCTGCGGACTTGGGTTTTGAAACCATAAGACAAGAGCAAATTCATGGTGGAGAAACCGTTGAGGAGTCGGCAAAAATCTTTGAGACGATTTTGAAAGGAGATGGAACTACTGCACAGAATAATGTGGTTATCGCGAACGCGGCCATGGCCATCCAATGTGGAAAAGGTGTATCGACCGATGATGCTTTGGGCATGGCAAGAGAATCTTTAGAAAGTGGTAAGGCACTTAGGACATTTAAAAGAATATTGGAATTATAA
- a CDS encoding anthranilate synthase component II: MKILVLDNYDSFTFNLVHYLGELGYADHMDVFRNDQIDLLKVGAYDKILLSPGPGIPKEAGIMPELIKMYGKEKSILGVCLGHQGIAEAYGAELFNMPEVLHGVSSEVQVTKTDDRLFSGLPQTYKICHYHSWNVDREKLGDQLEVTAIDEYGEIMAISHKEYDVKGVQFHPESIMTEHGHQLLKNWINN; this comes from the coding sequence ATGAAAATATTAGTACTAGATAACTACGATTCGTTCACTTTTAACCTGGTTCACTACTTAGGGGAGCTGGGTTATGCCGATCATATGGATGTTTTTAGAAACGACCAGATTGACCTTCTGAAAGTTGGTGCATACGATAAAATATTACTCTCTCCGGGTCCAGGCATTCCTAAGGAGGCAGGTATTATGCCGGAGCTCATCAAAATGTATGGTAAAGAAAAGAGTATCCTGGGTGTCTGCCTGGGACATCAGGGCATTGCCGAGGCCTACGGTGCCGAGCTGTTTAATATGCCAGAAGTGTTACATGGCGTGTCGAGCGAAGTGCAGGTGACTAAAACTGATGATAGGCTATTTAGTGGTCTTCCGCAGACTTATAAGATTTGTCACTATCACAGTTGGAATGTGGATAGGGAAAAATTAGGTGACCAATTGGAAGTAACAGCTATAGACGAGTATGGTGAAATCATGGCCATCAGCCATAAGGAGTATGATGTGAAGGGAGTACAATTCCATCCAGAATCGATTATGACAGAACATGGGCATCAATTGTTGAAAAATTGGATTAATAATTAA